The Anastrepha ludens isolate Willacy chromosome X, idAnaLude1.1, whole genome shotgun sequence genome includes a window with the following:
- the LOC128869602 gene encoding uncharacterized protein LOC128869602, which translates to MAQFSTNVSSSLRTPMTLTLSAAVSEMSPLRFLLSTACRNVRHCGQLYSTFEVVPEFIYLSAAVNSNNDISLEIKRRSTLANRCYYGLSKQLSSRALSRMTKLTLYKTLIIPVLLYGAEAWVVSQSDAAALGVFERKVLRKIFGPMRVGEDYCSRTNNELYELYANIDVVQRIAIQRLRWLGHVMPMDEEAPTKKVFEGDVQRADAEEDHCSGGKTRWRKPHARLVYRIGEGLRGAEAPG; encoded by the coding sequence atggcacaattttcaacaaatgtgtccagctccttgcgtacgccgatgacattgacattatcggccgctgtaagcgagatgtcaccgctgcgttttctgctaagCACGGCATGTAGGAACGtacgtcattgcggacaactatatagtaccttcgaagttgtgccagaatttatttatcttagcGCCGctgttaacagcaacaacgatatcagcctggaaatcAAACGGAGAagcactcttgctaataggtgttactatggcctaagtaagcaattgagtagtcgagccctctctcgcatgaccaaactgacactttacaagacgctcatcataccagtgttgctttatggcgcagaggcatgggtagtgtcacaaagcgatgcagccgctcttggggtgttcgagagaaaagttcttcgtaagatcttcggtcctatgcgcgttggcgaagactactgTTCAAGAACGAacaacgagctgtatgagctctacgccaacattgacgtagttcaacgcatcgccatccaacgcctgcgttggctagggcatgtcatgcctatggatgaagaagctccaacaaagaaggtgttcgagggcgacgTCCAaagagccgacgcagaggaagatcattgctccggtggaaagaccaggtggaggaaaccccatgctcgcttggtgtacagaattggagaaggcttgcgcggagcagaggcgcctggataG